TGTTTTATAAATGGTATCCTGTGCAAAAGAGGTGCAAGCAACAATTAAAAACAGGAAGGTCGAAACTAGTTTTGTTTTCATGGCCAATAGGATTATACAACGAATGTAGTCTATTCTTACCAAAGCAAACTCCAATTCCTATCTGATTATTGCCCGATTAGTATTTTTTTGAAAAAAATACTATATTTGAAATACAATCTCTCAAACGAAACTGCTATGAAAAAACAATCTCTCATTTATACACTATGCTTTCTGGTTATCGGAAACATTTGTTTAGCCGGAGACGGTGATAAAAAAAAAACACTTGAAATTCATGCGAAAGCATCGGCCAACTCCACCTTTTTGTTTAACAACAATATTTCGGATGCCGGTGACGACCAAGATTATGCAGCCGGCTGGAGCCTTCATTATGGCGGTGGTGTTTCCATGTATTTTGGTAATGTTGGGTTTGGTGTGGAAGGTTTATTAGGAAATCACCGTGCAGCCTATGCCGGTACATTTACCACCAAGGATGCTGCAGGAAATGTTTTAAGTACAACCGACTACAGTTCGAATGTGAATTTAAAAATCATGCAAATTCCGGTGTTCTTTAAATTAAAAAGTGATATTGGTGGTTACCTGGAAGTTGGTCCACAATACACCATGATTTCCGAAGCAGCTTACCATTATACTGCTGCGGGTGTTCAGCTCGATACCATCATGACCAATAGTTTTGCGAAATCGTATTTCTCAGCGGTGATTGGTTTTGGATTCAAGATTCAAGTTGCAAAATCAAACTTCGCCATTTTAGGTGGTGCTCGTTTACAATATGCGTTCTCCGACATACAAGGGGTGGATGCATTAGGCAGAGAATTCGCCAATCCGTTCATCTACAAACAAGGTGCTGAAACTACAACTGGTGCTACTGCAGGATTAATGTTAGGGGTTGTGTATACATTGGGGAATAAGGAAAAAGCGGCTAGTAAGTAACTAGGTGACTAGATAACTAGGTGACTAGGTAACTAGGTGACTAGGTGACTAGGTGACTAGGTAACCAAGTAAATAAGTAAATAAGTAAATAAGAAAAAGGTAAAAAAAATCCGGCAGAGAAATCTGCCGGATTTTTTTATTTAAAATATTTATTTTGAGATTGCTTCCTCATACGATTGCTATCGGGAGACGCGTTGCAACAACCCAATCACACCCCCTTAGTCACCTAGTTACCTAGTCACTTAGTCACTCAAATTAGTCTACACGATTTGCATGATGATGTGGGCTTCCTTTTCTAACATCATCCGCTAATGCTTTCGCCATTGCTTTTCCGATATCAGCAGGAGAATCCACCACAATAATTCCGCATTCTCTCATAATTTTCTTTTTTGCTTCAGCAGTATCATCTGCTCCACCTACAATCGCACCAGCATGACCCATTGTTCTTCCTTTTGGAGCTGTTTCACCAGCAATAAAACCTACTACAGGTTTACGATTTCCGTCTGCTTTAATCCAACGAGCAGCATCTGCTTCTAAGTTTCCACCAATCTCACCAATCATAATGATACCGTGTGTTTCCACATCGTTCATCAACAATTCAACGGCTTGCTTGGTTGTTGTTCCAATAATTGGGTCACCACCAATACCAATGGCAGTGGTTACTCCTAATCCTGCTTTTACTGTTTGGTCAGAAGCTTCATAGGTTAATGTTCCTGATTTAGAAACAATCCCAACTGTTCCTTTTTTGAATACGAAGCCCGGCATAATACCTACTTTCGCTTCGTCAGCCGAAATAACACCCGGACAGTTTGGACCGATTAAACGGCAATCTTTATCTGTTAAATATTCTTTTACAGCAATCATATCTCTTACCGGAATACCTTCTGTAATACAAATAATCACTTTAATACCCGCTTCAGCAGCTTCCATAATGGCATCTGCACCAAAAGCAGGAGGTACAAACAAAATAGAAACATCCGCACCTACTTTATCTACCGCTTCTTTAACCGTATTGAATACCGGACGATCCAAATGTGTTGAACCACCTTTACCCGGAGTTACTCCACCTACTACATTGGTTCCGTACTCAATCATTTGTCCGGCATGAAACGTACCCTCAGTTCCTGTGAACCCTTGTACAATTACTCTTGATTGTTTATTTACTAATACACTCATTAGATGTTAGATTTTAGATATAAGATGTTAGACTTTTTTTGAGAATGCTAAAGTATAGTTTTAGACCATTATTGCAAAGCATTTTGATATTTTGTGGAAAAGTAATTGGGTGATTGGGTTGTTGAGGAGTAGGTTCTTTTTACTCCGAAAGGTTAATCCACCCGCCATTCATTACAAGTCCTCCTTCGTGCGGGCTTTTCATTACTCCCGATAGCTATCGGGACGGGGCTAGGGACGACATTATTTGGTTTTAAAAAACTAAAAACTCAATCTTTAGCCCCGATTGCAGTGAAAATCCTTTGGCTTTTTTGCCAAAGATTGCAACGAAAAGCGGGTGGATGGTTGTTTCGGAGCGAAAGGAAAGTGCTCCTTTAAAAGAATCCCCATGAATAAACGGCATTTGAACGATGGCTTTCACCAAAAAACTTCCATTTCCCAGAAAATCCCTATATTTAACACAGTTCTAACATCCATTTGTGACTTACGCTACTCATAACGATACAATTGTTGCCCTTGCCACTCCCCAAGGGATTGGAGCCATTGGCGTGATCCGTTTATCCGGACCACAGGCCATTGCTATCTGCGAAAGTGTGTTTGCCACCAAAAATTTGAAGAAAAAGCAGCTGGAAAACAAAGCATCCCATACCATTCATTTTGGGGTGATTCATGAAAATGACGTGATTATTGACGAAGTATTGGTGAGTTTATTCAAAGCTCCCCACTCCTATACCGGTGAAAATACCGTTGAAATATCTTGTCACGGTTCCCAATTTATCCAACAGCACCTCATTCAATTATTTATAAAAAAAGGCGCCCGCTTAGCCAATCATGGTGAATTTACCTTGCGAGCCTTTTTAAACGGAAAATTAGATTTATCACAAGCAGAAGCCGTAGCCGATTTAATTGCATCCAAATCGTCTGCTTCCCATCAAGTGGCCATGCAACAAATGCGTGGTGGATTCTCCAACCAAATAAAAACGCTGCGTCAAAACTTAATCGACTTTGCATCCCTCATCGAATTAGAA
This sequence is a window from Bacteroidota bacterium. Protein-coding genes within it:
- a CDS encoding outer membrane beta-barrel protein, whose product is MKKQSLIYTLCFLVIGNICLAGDGDKKKTLEIHAKASANSTFLFNNNISDAGDDQDYAAGWSLHYGGGVSMYFGNVGFGVEGLLGNHRAAYAGTFTTKDAAGNVLSTTDYSSNVNLKIMQIPVFFKLKSDIGGYLEVGPQYTMISEAAYHYTAAGVQLDTIMTNSFAKSYFSAVIGFGFKIQVAKSNFAILGGARLQYAFSDIQGVDALGREFANPFIYKQGAETTTGATAGLMLGVVYTLGNKEKAASK
- the sucD gene encoding succinate--CoA ligase subunit alpha codes for the protein MSVLVNKQSRVIVQGFTGTEGTFHAGQMIEYGTNVVGGVTPGKGGSTHLDRPVFNTVKEAVDKVGADVSILFVPPAFGADAIMEAAEAGIKVIICITEGIPVRDMIAVKEYLTDKDCRLIGPNCPGVISADEAKVGIMPGFVFKKGTVGIVSKSGTLTYEASDQTVKAGLGVTTAIGIGGDPIIGTTTKQAVELLMNDVETHGIIMIGEIGGNLEADAARWIKADGNRKPVVGFIAGETAPKGRTMGHAGAIVGGADDTAEAKKKIMRECGIIVVDSPADIGKAMAKALADDVRKGSPHHHANRVD